One Thalassotalea sediminis DNA segment encodes these proteins:
- a CDS encoding alpha-glucosidase family protein: MEIQPWWRGAVIYQIYPRSFMDANNDGIGDLVGIVEKLPYIKSLGVDAVWISPFFKSPMKDFGYDISDYREIDPMFGTMDDFDVLMAKAKEHNIKVVIDQVLSHTSDQHPWFIESRQSKDNAKADWYVWADANDDGTPPNNWLSIFGGCAWQWEPRRQQYYLHNFLTSQPDLNFFNPEVQKAVLDNVEFWLKRGVDGFRLDAINFCFHDKQLRDNPAKAPEDRKGRGFSEDNPYAFQYHYYNNTQPENIAFMEDIRQLMDRYPGVVTLGEISSEDSLQTMAEYTQGNKRLHMAYSFELLTPDGSPQYIRNTVEALEGKLAEGWPCWAIGNHDVMRVASRWGSAAHGVAQSKMYNALLASLKGSICSYQGEELGLTEADIAYEDLQDPYGVTFWPTFKGRDGCRTPIPWSSQARNAGFSQSEELWLPVSLEHQENAVSVQETDNESVLHAYRTFLHWRKKQPCLLYGDINFLESDDNKLVFSRQYENKEILVVVNFSALPTEYNLPSSNYQLMDGHGFSQAKLTKSEQQTAVSVEPFQVAYLNR; this comes from the coding sequence ATGGAAATTCAACCTTGGTGGCGTGGTGCCGTAATTTATCAAATTTATCCTCGTAGCTTTATGGATGCCAATAATGACGGTATCGGCGATCTCGTCGGTATTGTCGAAAAGCTTCCATATATTAAAAGCTTAGGCGTAGATGCTGTATGGATTTCTCCTTTCTTTAAGTCTCCAATGAAAGATTTTGGTTACGATATCAGCGATTATCGTGAAATTGATCCGATGTTTGGTACTATGGACGATTTTGATGTGCTAATGGCGAAAGCCAAGGAGCACAATATTAAAGTGGTGATTGATCAAGTATTAAGTCATACATCTGATCAGCATCCTTGGTTCATCGAAAGCCGTCAAAGTAAAGACAATGCTAAAGCCGATTGGTATGTTTGGGCAGATGCTAATGATGATGGGACTCCGCCAAACAACTGGCTTTCAATTTTTGGTGGCTGTGCATGGCAATGGGAGCCGCGCCGCCAACAGTATTATTTACATAACTTTTTAACCTCTCAACCTGATTTAAATTTCTTTAATCCAGAAGTACAAAAGGCAGTACTTGATAATGTTGAATTTTGGTTAAAGCGCGGAGTAGATGGCTTTCGTTTAGATGCGATAAATTTCTGCTTTCATGATAAACAGTTACGTGATAATCCTGCGAAAGCCCCTGAAGACAGAAAGGGAAGAGGCTTTAGCGAAGATAATCCTTACGCATTCCAATATCATTATTACAATAATACACAGCCTGAAAATATTGCCTTTATGGAAGATATTCGTCAGCTAATGGATCGCTATCCAGGAGTTGTTACATTAGGGGAGATATCCTCTGAAGATTCATTGCAAACAATGGCTGAATACACACAAGGTAATAAGCGCTTACATATGGCTTATAGCTTTGAATTGTTAACTCCTGATGGAAGCCCACAGTATATCAGAAATACAGTTGAAGCACTTGAAGGTAAACTTGCTGAAGGTTGGCCTTGTTGGGCAATTGGAAACCATGATGTAATGCGCGTAGCTTCACGTTGGGGCTCTGCAGCGCATGGAGTTGCACAAAGTAAAATGTATAACGCTTTGCTGGCTTCATTAAAGGGTAGTATCTGCAGTTACCAAGGTGAAGAGCTTGGTTTAACCGAGGCTGATATTGCCTATGAAGATTTACAAGATCCATACGGGGTTACATTTTGGCCAACTTTTAAAGGGCGTGATGGTTGTCGTACACCAATTCCTTGGTCTTCTCAGGCACGTAATGCAGGTTTTTCACAAAGTGAAGAATTATGGTTACCGGTTAGCCTAGAACACCAAGAAAACGCAGTGTCGGTGCAAGAAACGGATAATGAATCTGTATTACATGCGTATCGTACTTTTTTACATTGGCGTAAGAAGCAACCTTGTTTACTTTATGGTGATATTAACTTTCTTGAAAGTGACGACAATAAGTTAGTGTTTAGTCGTCAATACGAAAATAAAGAAATACTAGTTGTGGTTAATTTCTCAGCGTTACCGACAGAATATAATTTACCTTCATCTAACTACCAACTCATGGATGGTCATGGGTTTTCACAGGCTAAGTTGACAAAGAGTGAACAGCAAACAGCTGTATCGGTTGAACCTTTTCAAGTTGCCTATTTAAACCGATAA
- a CDS encoding alpha-amylase family glycosyl hydrolase, producing the protein MSFNRSLTIVVLSCTLLALLGCQQDSTVKIQQDKTHLKTTATDLLPYQTRPIEDEVFYFVLPDRFSNGDTSNDNGAKDLPISFGGYDPSNEMAFHGGDLAGLTNKLPYLEQLGITSIWLTPILRNQAVQGDISGYHGYWVLDFTEIDPHLGSNDALKTLIDEAHKRNIKIFFDIITNHTADVIKYKECHGEDGAGWSESGEACPYISLAELEQGKSYQTVIQKGNEHLKTPAWLNNPKHYHNQGDSTFTGENSLNGDFFGLDDLNTESPAVVGGMIDIYKNIITTFKPDGFRIDTVKHVNIEFWQQFIPTLEQHAKAQGIENFFMFGEVYSGDPVELSKFTTEGTLPSVLDFGLQSVLYQTLVENKPTALFNELFAQDRLYKDANQLLNFTGNHDMGRFAYLLSKQNKYTQQEITQRLKLATAITYFVRGIPVIYYGDEQGFIGTGDNHNARQDMMPSEVAHHNKQKLLASTASTAQNNFDINHPLYQFFSTLSSIYHQHAALRKAKQTVLFTSDETGILALRKQDNTNDYVIVFNTATQEKTVPLPLTGTYQVVFKSAQQSIRAEGEKLHVSLPGLSFAIYHAKK; encoded by the coding sequence ATGAGCTTTAACAGATCACTGACAATTGTTGTACTCAGTTGCACATTACTGGCATTACTCGGTTGTCAGCAAGACTCAACAGTAAAAATACAGCAAGATAAAACGCACTTAAAAACAACAGCAACTGATCTACTGCCATACCAAACACGGCCAATAGAAGACGAAGTATTTTACTTTGTACTACCTGATCGATTTAGTAACGGTGATACCAGTAATGATAATGGCGCTAAAGACTTGCCAATTTCTTTTGGTGGCTATGATCCTAGTAATGAAATGGCTTTTCACGGAGGCGATTTAGCCGGCTTAACGAACAAGCTACCGTATTTAGAACAGCTAGGCATTACCAGCATTTGGTTGACACCTATTTTGCGTAACCAAGCGGTTCAAGGTGATATTTCAGGCTACCACGGTTACTGGGTATTAGATTTTACTGAAATTGACCCACACTTGGGCAGCAATGACGCATTAAAAACACTTATTGATGAAGCGCATAAACGTAATATCAAAATATTCTTTGATATTATTACCAATCACACTGCAGACGTTATCAAATATAAAGAATGTCATGGTGAAGACGGCGCAGGTTGGTCAGAAAGCGGTGAAGCCTGCCCATATATTTCATTGGCTGAACTTGAACAAGGGAAAAGCTACCAAACCGTTATTCAAAAAGGCAACGAACATTTGAAAACGCCAGCATGGCTAAATAACCCTAAACACTACCACAATCAGGGAGACTCAACATTTACAGGTGAGAATTCGCTAAATGGCGATTTTTTTGGTCTAGATGATTTAAACACTGAATCGCCAGCTGTTGTCGGCGGCATGATCGATATCTACAAAAATATTATTACCACCTTTAAACCTGATGGCTTTCGAATTGATACAGTGAAACACGTCAACATTGAATTTTGGCAGCAGTTTATTCCCACTTTAGAGCAACATGCTAAAGCACAAGGAATAGAAAACTTTTTTATGTTCGGTGAAGTGTATAGTGGTGATCCTGTCGAGCTTAGCAAGTTCACCACAGAAGGTACCTTACCTTCTGTATTGGATTTTGGTTTACAATCAGTGCTGTATCAAACCTTAGTAGAGAATAAACCAACAGCGCTCTTTAATGAGTTATTCGCACAAGACAGGTTATACAAAGATGCCAATCAGTTACTCAACTTTACGGGTAACCATGATATGGGGCGTTTTGCTTATCTCTTGAGTAAACAAAATAAATACACCCAGCAGGAAATCACGCAACGGCTTAAACTTGCAACAGCCATTACTTACTTTGTTCGTGGTATTCCCGTTATCTATTATGGTGATGAACAAGGGTTTATTGGTACAGGCGATAACCATAATGCACGACAAGATATGATGCCGTCAGAAGTTGCACATCACAATAAACAAAAATTACTCGCATCAACGGCAAGTACCGCGCAGAATAATTTCGATATCAATCACCCGCTATATCAATTTTTCTCGACGTTATCTTCTATTTACCATCAACATGCTGCACTGCGAAAAGCAAAACAAACCGTGCTTTTTACCAGCGATGAAACGGGAATCCTTGCACTGAGAAAGCAAGACAACACTAACGATTATGTCATTGTGTTTAATACTGCAACACAAGAAAAAACGGTCCCATTACCTTTAACGGGTACTTATCAAGTCGTGTTCAAATCGGCTCAACAATCAATAAGGGCTGAAGGAGAAAAACTCCATGTTTCATTACCTGGCCTATCATTCGCTATCTATCATGCCAAAAAATAG
- a CDS encoding tryptophan halogenase family protein, translating to MKNKVNKVVILGGGTAGWMSAALLVKTFGNKLDIELVESDQIGTIGVGEATIPPIMHFNEELGIDPKAFIKATKATIKLGIEFEHWGHEGNRYMHAFGDVGKSFPLCDFNHFFTKAHHAGLDYNFWDFSLNYQVAKRNAFAILDKIPGLNLNGLAHAYHFDAGLYAKFLADYCQARGVKRTEGKVMQVEQCEHTGNILSLTLENQTQVAGDLFIDCSGMKGLLIEQSLNTGYEDWSHWLPADSAVAVPCKAVEPINPFTKSIAHQSGWQWRIPLQHRTGNGLVYSSKYMSDDQAKQTLLNNLDGDPLAEPKVIKFKTGRRLKQWHKNVVAIGLSSGFLEPLESTSIHMIQSGIVRLVKMFPHKGIDEVMTQEFNRQSMLEYERIRDFIILHYKLNQRNDSKFWRDCQRLDVPDTLKHKMALFKSSGLVFRENDELFTKIAWQQVFIGQGLIPDDYHRTADQLNTNELNDMLTSIKEIMRKTAEQVPPHQRFIDACIK from the coding sequence ATGAAAAATAAAGTGAATAAAGTCGTTATTCTTGGCGGTGGAACCGCGGGTTGGATGTCTGCTGCGTTGTTAGTAAAAACCTTTGGTAATAAACTAGACATTGAATTAGTCGAATCTGATCAAATCGGCACGATTGGCGTGGGTGAAGCGACAATACCGCCGATCATGCATTTTAATGAAGAGTTAGGCATTGATCCAAAGGCCTTTATCAAGGCAACTAAGGCAACGATCAAATTAGGTATTGAGTTTGAGCATTGGGGGCATGAAGGTAATCGCTATATGCATGCGTTTGGCGATGTAGGTAAAAGCTTTCCCCTTTGTGACTTTAATCACTTTTTTACCAAGGCACATCACGCCGGACTTGATTATAACTTTTGGGACTTTTCGTTAAACTATCAAGTGGCGAAACGAAATGCGTTTGCGATACTTGATAAAATACCAGGCCTTAATCTAAATGGCTTGGCACATGCCTATCACTTTGATGCTGGCCTTTATGCAAAGTTTTTAGCTGATTATTGTCAAGCGAGAGGCGTTAAACGTACAGAAGGCAAGGTAATGCAAGTTGAACAATGTGAGCATACCGGTAACATTCTGTCTTTAACCCTCGAGAATCAAACCCAAGTGGCTGGCGATTTATTTATTGATTGTTCAGGCATGAAGGGATTGTTAATTGAGCAGTCTTTAAATACGGGGTACGAAGATTGGTCACATTGGTTGCCTGCTGATAGTGCAGTTGCCGTGCCTTGCAAAGCCGTTGAACCGATAAACCCTTTTACTAAATCGATAGCTCACCAATCAGGGTGGCAATGGCGAATCCCGCTTCAGCATCGCACGGGTAATGGCTTAGTATATTCATCAAAATACATGAGTGATGATCAAGCCAAGCAAACATTACTAAATAACCTCGATGGTGATCCATTAGCTGAGCCGAAAGTAATTAAATTTAAAACGGGTCGTCGATTAAAACAATGGCATAAGAATGTAGTAGCGATTGGGTTGTCTAGTGGTTTCTTGGAGCCTTTAGAATCAACCAGTATACATATGATCCAAAGTGGTATTGTACGATTAGTGAAAATGTTCCCACATAAAGGTATTGATGAGGTAATGACACAAGAATTTAATCGCCAATCAATGCTCGAATATGAGCGAATTCGCGATTTTATTATCTTGCATTACAAGTTGAATCAACGTAACGATAGTAAGTTTTGGCGTGACTGCCAACGCTTAGATGTGCCCGACACTCTCAAGCATAAAATGGCACTATTTAAATCTTCTGGATTAGTGTTTCGCGAAAATGATGAACTGTTTACTAAAATTGCATGGCAACAAGTGTTTATAGGTCAAGGGCTCATACCTGATGATTATCATCGTACCGCCGATCAATTAAATACTAATGAATTAAATGATATGTTGACTAGCATTAAAGAAATTATGCGCAAGACAGCAGAACAAGTTCCTCCGCATCAACGATTTATCGATGCCTGTATTAAGTAA
- a CDS encoding TonB-dependent receptor, with translation MVKFKPSKLTLALLSTGLMAVSASSFAYAQQAEVDKEQTKKADEEVEVIEVKGLRGSLIKSINTKRFSSNVVDAISAEDIGKLPDSSIADSLSRISGLAAQRLEGRASVISIRGFGENESTTTLNGREQVSIGDGRGVEFDLYPSEIMSGVSVYKTPNASMTGEGIAGVIDMQTISPLSKGERVLVINGQYEKNGHDAVVDGYDNNGHRLNFSYIDQFANDTLGVALAVNTMESPGQEKQFGRHGDPFLYDLTDDEGNSYTGIKGANIKGRSSVLERDSIMGVIEYAPTDELTITVDSLYVDFSDQRYIGAIEFGFNNCDDEGKFPDCEYSINSVDDGFVTSATYRNFPFYVKNNQEHRTADLLNLGLNIEYRVNDDLTINFDASSSEVERDLYQHATFGGASSFAGNEVTYQLNKNGSGGTFTSSLDYGDPNVVGLGDIMGWDLAGERSNPKVEDEIKSFKLAAKHMLESDVFDSIEFGLAYRERDKQKTISYSKTDVLPSAMIPGTNVAAIAPEYLLGSVDLSHANLGHTVIFDQEALLSSGAVYSETDVTYSWGKINDAFQVSEEVSAAFIQGNISTEIAGKSVRGNVGLRYIKTEQSSIGDTFGWSGIDTKLDFSHSYSNFLPSLNIIVDVSDDEILRFGFAKTIARPTMDDMKGGILVEPTSWSGNPDDTDINGNYWKASGGNYQLEAREADGFDLSYENYFSDEGYFSVALFYKKIKNWNFDSVYETELPLDDASLSTHPVAGNIDGFSDKTATVNAKENGGEGDLRGVELSVSFPFKIIDESLDGFGIFASHTMVKQDMKDFNGDDYTLPGLSERVSTVTAYYEKDGIQVRTSMRKRSDFTASIYSTIGLTTEQRFGLGETLVDAQIGYDVNDNLYIYVQGQNLTNEAFQTKFDDADYATDQYFDYGRSYQAGFTYKF, from the coding sequence ATGGTTAAGTTTAAACCGAGCAAGTTAACACTGGCGTTATTGTCGACTGGTTTAATGGCAGTTAGCGCTTCATCGTTTGCTTATGCACAGCAAGCGGAAGTAGATAAAGAGCAAACAAAGAAAGCAGATGAAGAAGTTGAAGTTATTGAAGTAAAGGGCCTGCGTGGCAGCTTAATAAAATCAATTAACACTAAACGTTTTTCATCAAATGTTGTTGATGCCATTAGTGCTGAAGATATTGGTAAACTGCCAGATTCTTCAATCGCCGATTCACTATCACGCATTTCAGGTCTCGCTGCACAACGTTTAGAAGGTCGTGCGAGTGTGATTAGTATTCGTGGCTTTGGTGAAAATGAATCTACCACTACCTTAAATGGCCGTGAGCAAGTCTCTATTGGTGATGGTCGCGGTGTTGAGTTTGACTTATACCCATCTGAAATCATGAGTGGTGTAAGCGTTTATAAAACCCCAAACGCTTCAATGACCGGTGAAGGTATTGCGGGTGTTATTGATATGCAGACGATTAGTCCGTTATCAAAAGGCGAACGCGTACTTGTTATTAATGGCCAGTATGAAAAAAATGGACACGATGCTGTTGTTGACGGTTATGATAATAATGGTCATCGCTTAAACTTTTCTTACATTGACCAATTTGCAAATGACACCTTAGGTGTTGCTTTAGCCGTTAATACCATGGAATCTCCTGGCCAAGAAAAACAATTTGGTCGCCATGGTGATCCTTTCTTATATGACTTAACCGATGATGAAGGCAATAGTTATACAGGTATTAAAGGGGCGAATATTAAAGGTCGTTCTTCGGTACTTGAAAGAGATTCTATTATGGGGGTTATTGAATACGCCCCTACAGATGAGTTAACGATTACCGTTGATTCTCTCTATGTTGATTTTAGCGACCAACGTTATATAGGCGCGATAGAATTCGGGTTTAATAACTGTGATGACGAGGGTAAGTTCCCTGATTGTGAATACAGTATCAATAGTGTTGATGATGGTTTTGTAACAAGTGCAACCTATAGAAACTTTCCTTTTTACGTAAAGAATAACCAAGAACACCGTACTGCAGACCTTTTGAATTTAGGTTTAAACATTGAATATCGTGTAAACGATGATTTAACCATTAATTTTGATGCGAGCTCTTCAGAAGTTGAGCGTGACTTGTATCAACATGCCACGTTTGGTGGTGCATCTTCTTTTGCTGGTAACGAAGTGACTTACCAACTCAATAAAAATGGTTCTGGTGGTACGTTTACTAGCTCACTTGACTATGGTGACCCTAATGTTGTTGGCTTAGGTGATATTATGGGGTGGGATCTTGCAGGTGAACGATCAAACCCGAAAGTAGAAGATGAAATTAAATCATTTAAACTTGCTGCTAAACATATGTTAGAAAGTGACGTTTTTGATTCAATTGAATTTGGTTTAGCGTATCGTGAACGTGATAAACAAAAAACAATCAGCTATTCAAAAACTGATGTATTACCATCTGCTATGATCCCAGGTACAAATGTTGCTGCAATAGCGCCAGAATATTTATTAGGTTCTGTTGATTTATCACATGCTAATTTGGGACATACTGTTATTTTTGACCAAGAAGCATTACTTTCAAGTGGTGCGGTTTATAGTGAAACAGATGTGACTTATTCTTGGGGTAAAATTAACGATGCTTTCCAAGTAAGTGAAGAAGTATCCGCTGCCTTTATTCAAGGTAACATTTCAACAGAAATCGCTGGTAAATCGGTACGTGGTAATGTGGGTTTACGCTACATTAAAACAGAACAAAGTTCTATTGGTGATACGTTCGGTTGGAGCGGTATCGATACCAAACTAGATTTCTCTCATTCTTATTCTAACTTCTTACCAAGTTTAAATATTATTGTCGATGTTTCAGATGATGAAATCTTGCGCTTTGGCTTTGCTAAAACCATTGCTCGTCCAACGATGGATGATATGAAAGGTGGTATTTTAGTTGAACCGACGAGTTGGAGTGGCAACCCTGATGATACCGATATTAACGGTAATTACTGGAAAGCATCAGGTGGTAACTATCAGTTAGAGGCCCGTGAAGCAGATGGTTTCGACTTAAGTTATGAAAACTACTTCTCTGATGAAGGTTATTTCTCTGTAGCGTTATTTTACAAGAAAATTAAAAACTGGAACTTCGATAGTGTATATGAAACAGAGCTACCGTTAGATGATGCTTCGTTATCAACGCACCCTGTTGCAGGTAACATTGATGGCTTTAGCGATAAAACAGCGACGGTGAATGCAAAAGAAAATGGCGGTGAAGGCGACCTTCGTGGTGTTGAGCTTTCTGTTTCTTTTCCATTTAAAATTATTGATGAAAGCTTAGACGGCTTCGGTATCTTTGCTAGCCACACAATGGTTAAGCAAGATATGAAAGACTTTAATGGTGATGATTATACTTTGCCTGGTCTATCTGAGCGCGTTTCAACCGTTACGGCCTACTATGAAAAAGACGGCATTCAAGTGCGTACCTCTATGCGCAAACGTTCTGACTTTACAGCGTCGATTTATTCAACTATTGGCTTAACCACTGAACAGCGTTTTGGTTTAGGTGAAACGTTAGTTGACGCGCAAATTGGTTATGATGTTAATGACAACTTATACATTTATGTACAAGGGCAAAACTTAACGAATGAAGCGTTCCAAACTAAGTTTGATGATGCAGATTATGCGACTGATCAATATTTTGATTATGGGCGTAGTTATCAAGCCGGTTTTACTTATAAGTTTTAA
- the pulA gene encoding pullulanase-type alpha-1,6-glucosidase produces MRIFFCLLLLCFIWQSAAQPFFTTSANVKTDKQQQNSLKNVRAASAHWLTPDTILVAPQLAQNSNTLVMINTNQAQTQYALNKCVLNQSLVVRYPHLRDFHCYRVSIAQEHIKQLLKTPLAIINQQGSNVINGTWLQTANIIDALYTSGENDANEESALGASLISQGVAFKLWAPTALSVKVQLFDKNKQPVAPYTLVMQEDTNTGIWSASSSEALNEQFYRYQITLYHPRTQKIEQITTTDPYSLSLSTNSEYSQIVDLNKPSTQPKGWLTQLDNPVKQPEDNIFYETHIRDFSAKDPTLTNKAFRGKYLAFTEDNSAGIQHLKALKAAGINSIHLLPTFDIGTVNESDSLDITDSIADICRQHQLDKICTLPTDKSQSLVSYLATLPSTSTQQQEIISTLRAIDNYNWGYDPFHYTVPEGSYAVNPDGIARIIEFRTMVQAIHNLGFRVIMDVVYNHTHQAGLAPTAVLDKIVPNYYQRLDIFTGNITQSTCCDNTATEHVMMEKLMIDSLVVWARDYKIDGFRFDLMGHQPKSSMLKARKAVKAVDTDTYFYGEGWNFGEVANHQRFEQASQLALGGTEIGTFTDRLRDAVRGGAFNAQGQAIRKSQGIANGLATLPNDLQTGDENLRYLTLADQLRIGLAGNLANYAITTADDEIRKGRDIPYGDQPTGYALDPADTINYVSKHDNQSLWDNNQYRIDYALSTEQRVRMQLLSLAYPLFAQGIPFIHMGSELLRSKGFLRDSYDYGDWFNYVDFTKQSNNYNTGLPPADKDQQNWSTIKTLRQENAGKDHVSAENITYSSDVFLDLVRIRMSTPLFRLTNAEQIIEKVRFHNTGSKQQLGVIAMSITGDLLHPSVVVIFNNAGEPKTINFTHADSYQLHPIQQQGTDDTVKTSKIERNSFTVPALTTAVFVNK; encoded by the coding sequence ATGCGCATCTTTTTTTGCTTATTATTACTCTGCTTTATTTGGCAATCAGCAGCCCAACCTTTTTTCACGACGAGTGCGAATGTTAAAACTGACAAACAACAGCAAAACAGTCTGAAAAATGTTCGTGCTGCTAGCGCTCATTGGCTCACTCCCGACACCATATTAGTTGCCCCGCAACTGGCACAAAACTCGAATACCTTGGTAATGATCAATACGAACCAAGCGCAAACGCAATATGCCCTCAATAAGTGTGTGTTAAACCAATCATTAGTAGTGCGTTATCCACATTTGCGCGACTTTCATTGTTACCGTGTCAGTATTGCTCAAGAACATATAAAGCAATTGTTGAAAACCCCGTTGGCGATTATTAACCAACAAGGAAGTAATGTTATCAACGGGACATGGCTACAAACCGCAAACATCATTGATGCGCTATATACGTCAGGTGAGAATGACGCCAACGAAGAAAGTGCCTTAGGGGCTTCACTGATAAGTCAGGGAGTAGCATTTAAATTATGGGCTCCCACTGCTTTATCTGTCAAAGTTCAGCTTTTTGATAAAAATAAGCAGCCAGTTGCGCCATATACTCTTGTTATGCAAGAAGATACAAATACCGGCATATGGTCAGCATCATCTTCTGAAGCATTAAATGAGCAATTTTATCGTTACCAAATAACGCTTTACCATCCTCGTACACAAAAGATAGAACAAATTACCACAACCGACCCCTATTCTTTAAGCTTATCAACTAACAGTGAGTACTCACAAATTGTCGATTTAAATAAGCCATCAACCCAACCCAAAGGCTGGTTAACTCAGTTAGATAACCCAGTAAAACAGCCAGAAGATAATATTTTTTATGAAACACATATTCGAGATTTCAGTGCAAAAGATCCAACGCTTACTAACAAAGCTTTTCGTGGTAAATACCTAGCGTTTACCGAAGATAATAGTGCCGGTATCCAACATTTAAAGGCATTAAAAGCAGCTGGAATTAACAGTATTCATTTATTGCCAACATTTGATATTGGTACCGTCAATGAAAGCGACTCGCTCGATATTACCGACTCAATTGCTGATATTTGTCGCCAGCATCAGCTTGATAAAATATGCACGTTACCGACAGATAAATCACAATCTCTGGTTAGTTATTTGGCAACGTTACCGAGTACAAGCACTCAACAACAAGAAATTATATCTACATTACGCGCTATTGATAATTATAACTGGGGCTATGATCCTTTCCATTATACGGTTCCCGAAGGCAGCTATGCCGTTAACCCAGATGGAATTGCTCGTATTATCGAATTTCGTACTATGGTGCAGGCGATACACAACTTAGGCTTTCGCGTAATCATGGATGTTGTTTACAACCACACACATCAAGCGGGTTTAGCGCCAACAGCTGTGTTAGACAAAATTGTTCCTAACTATTACCAACGCTTAGACATTTTTACCGGCAACATTACGCAATCTACCTGTTGTGACAACACGGCAACTGAACATGTCATGATGGAAAAACTGATGATAGATTCATTAGTTGTTTGGGCAAGAGACTACAAAATTGATGGTTTCCGTTTTGATTTAATGGGACACCAACCTAAATCGTCAATGCTCAAAGCCCGTAAAGCAGTTAAAGCCGTTGATACAGATACCTATTTTTACGGTGAAGGATGGAACTTTGGTGAAGTAGCTAATCACCAACGCTTTGAACAAGCTAGCCAACTTGCACTTGGCGGCACCGAAATAGGTACTTTTACTGATCGACTACGCGATGCCGTCAGAGGTGGCGCATTTAACGCCCAAGGGCAAGCAATTCGTAAAAGCCAAGGCATTGCTAATGGTTTAGCAACCCTACCGAACGATCTTCAAACGGGAGATGAAAATCTGCGTTACCTCACCTTAGCCGATCAACTACGCATCGGTTTAGCAGGTAACCTAGCCAACTACGCTATAACAACAGCTGATGATGAAATACGTAAAGGGCGAGACATTCCATACGGCGATCAACCGACAGGTTATGCGCTAGATCCAGCAGATACCATTAATTATGTATCAAAACACGACAATCAATCACTTTGGGACAATAATCAATATCGAATTGACTACGCCTTATCGACAGAACAACGGGTAAGAATGCAATTATTGTCACTTGCCTACCCACTATTTGCACAAGGTATTCCTTTTATTCATATGGGTAGCGAACTTTTACGCTCTAAGGGCTTTTTACGAGATTCATATGACTATGGCGACTGGTTCAATTATGTAGACTTTACGAAGCAATCTAATAACTACAATACCGGTTTACCGCCTGCAGATAAAGACCAACAAAATTGGTCAACGATTAAAACCTTACGCCAAGAAAATGCAGGCAAAGATCACGTTTCAGCAGAAAACATCACATATAGTTCAGATGTGTTTCTCGATTTAGTCCGCATTCGCATGTCTACGCCATTGTTTAGGCTGACAAACGCAGAGCAAATTATTGAGAAAGTGCGTTTTCATAATACTGGCAGTAAACAGCAGCTTGGTGTTATTGCCATGAGTATAACAGGCGATCTATTACACCCAAGTGTTGTGGTTATTTTCAATAATGCGGGTGAACCGAAGACAATAAACTTTACTCATGCAGATAGCTATCAATTACATCCAATCCAACAACAAGGCACGGACGATACCGTTAAGACAAGTAAAATAGAACGCAATAGCTTCACTGTGCCTGCACTGACTACCGCCGTTTTTGTCAATAAATAG